A window from Acinetobacter sp. 10FS3-1 encodes these proteins:
- a CDS encoding helix-turn-helix domain-containing protein — MAKTLQELLASRSPESQARIQKMADELLLENQLHLIREELEISQKELAETLGIKQPSLSAIENRGNDLKISTMKKYVEAMGGKLRIDVELPTGKHIGFNV, encoded by the coding sequence ATGGCTAAGACTCTGCAAGAATTGTTAGCTAGCCGCTCTCCAGAGAGCCAAGCCCGTATTCAAAAAATGGCAGATGAATTACTGCTAGAAAATCAGCTTCATCTTATTCGTGAAGAACTCGAAATTTCTCAAAAAGAGCTTGCTGAAACTTTGGGAATAAAACAGCCATCGCTTTCAGCAATAGAAAATCGTGGCAATGATCTTAAGATTTCAACCATGAAAAAGTATGTTGAGGCAATGGGTGGGAAGCTCCGTATTGATGTAGAGCTTCCAACAGGAAAACAT
- a CDS encoding type II toxin-antitoxin system RelE/ParE family toxin, producing the protein MWTVITTDLFNQWLEQQDESTQEKVLAALVVLQQQGPSLGRPLVDTVYESKFTNMKELRVQHRGRPLRAFFAFDPLRQAIVLCIADKGGKKRFYKDMLDIADEQYQLHLTTLGDKSNG; encoded by the coding sequence ATGTGGACAGTCATTACGACAGATCTATTTAATCAGTGGCTTGAACAGCAAGATGAATCGACACAAGAGAAGGTCCTAGCTGCCCTGGTTGTTCTACAGCAGCAGGGACCGAGTTTAGGCCGTCCTTTAGTAGATACTGTGTATGAGTCTAAATTTACCAATATGAAAGAACTGCGTGTTCAACATCGCGGTAGACCCTTAAGAGCTTTTTTCGCATTTGATCCCTTACGACAGGCTATTGTTCTATGTATTGCTGATAAAGGCGGTAAAAAGCGTTTTTATAAAGACATGCTGGATATTGCAGATGAACAATACCAACTTCATCTCACCACCCTAGGAGATAAATCTAATGGCTAA